The Buchnera aphidicola (Rhopalosiphum padi) genome segment TTCACGTACATATTGTTCACGATTTTCTCGAGCTGCAATGGCATCATCAAAAGCAGCTTTAACTTCTTCTGGAGGTCTAGCTGTCTGAAAATTTACATCTAATATAGTTATTCCTAATTTATAAGGTTTAATAGTTTCTTCAATTTCTTTCTGAGTATCACTTCGTACCAGAGTACGTCCTTCAGTTAAAACTCGATCCATAGTTGAATGTCCAATAACTCCACGCAATGCACTATCAGTAGCTTGACGTAAGCTATCATCTGGATAAGCAACAGAAAAAAGATAATTAGCAGGATGAGTAATTTTATACTGTACATTCATTTCTACACGTACTACATTTTCGTCTGCAGTTAACATAATACCTGAAGTTGCTAATTCACGAACAGTTTCAACATTTACAGCCTTTACTTCATTAATAAAAACTGGTCTCCAATTTAATCCTGGCTCAACTAAATGATTAAACTTACCAAAAGTAGTAACAACTCCACGCTCAGCTTCTTTAATCGTATAAAATCCACTAAAACACCAAATAAAAAAAGAAACAAAAACTATTATTAAAAATGGATTAATTTTATTTTTTGATGAATTTGAAGAATTAGCTGTTTTATTAACTATATTGTTAATATTATATAAAAATTTCTTAAAATCTAATATAGTTCTTTTGTTATGATTTTTTTGTTCATCTTGATTTTTTGAACCATCTTTTTCTTGACTATTCTTTTTCCCCCACGGATCAAGCTCTGGCTCATTATCATTAGGTTTATTCCAGGCCATTTTGTGCCTCATTTTATTAGTTTTAATACTTATTAATTTTTAAAAAAACACAAATAGAAATAATATATCCTATATTCTACAGTATGAAAACTGTATTTTTTTTATAAATTTTTAAAAAAATAATTGAACAAAATTAGTTAAAAAATAAAAAATGTTTTTTTCAAAAATATTAAGATTTTTTTTTAAAATATTTTTTTAAAAACATAATTTTTTATCAAAATTCAACGATGAAATATTAAATTCGTATTTTTTTCAAGAATATCTAACATCTGAATAAAAAGTAACTTTGGATTGTTAGTATGTAAATAATACACGTTTTTCCATTTTTTTAACCATGTTATTTGATGTTTAGCTAATTTTCTTGTTGCAAAAACAATTTTATTAAACATTTCTTCATAACTAATTTGATACTCAAGATACTCCCACATTTGACGATATCCTATACATCGCATAGATGGTAAATTTTTGTGTATATCTTTTCTAAAAAACAAATTTTCTACTTCTTTTTGAAAACCTAATTTCAACATCTTCTGTACACGTGATTCAATTTTTTCGTATAACCATTTTTGATTTTTTGGTATGATAGAAAATTGAATAATATTATACGGTAGTAAATGAGAAATTTTTTTTTCTTTTAAAGAGGTTAAGGTTTTTCCAGATATATAAAAAACTTCTAACGCTCTTAGCAGTCTTTGAGAATCATTTTTATGAATACGATTAGCAGATATGGGATCTATCAAATTTAATTTTTCGTATAAAAAATTTCTGTTTTTTTTTTTTGTTTAATAAATATTGACGGATTTCAATATTGGATGTTGGTAAATTGGAAATTCCATATAATAATGTTTGATAATAAAACATTGTACCTCCAACAAGAAAAGGTATTTTACCTATCTTTAAAATATTGGAAATTTCTTTTAAAGCATCTATTCTAAATTCTGCAGCAGAATAAATTTCACTAGGATCTTTAATATTTAACAAACGATGAGGATGATTTTTTAAATCCATAGGATGTGGCTTATCTGTACCAATATTCATATATCGATAAATTAACGCAGAATCGACACTAATTATTTCTATTGGTAAATATTTCCTAAGATAAATAGTAAATTTACTTTTTCCACATCCAGTAGGACCCATTAAAAAAAAAACAATAGGTTTTTGTTCTTTATTAGAATTTATACTTTTAATATGCATAATGCTTCATTAATATTTATTTTTTGTAATAGTTTAAATGGAGGTTTTTTAAATATAGAGGGACAAAAACATTCTATCTCTAACAAAATTAAAATTCCATCTTCATAATTCCAAGGGGTTTTTTCTACTAATATATTAGTATCAAACCATTTAATTATATCTTTAATACACACTTTTTTTTTAAAGAAAATAAATGTAAAAAAATTAGATAGAAATACATCAAGATTTTGATTTTTTAAAAAATTAGGAATAGTTTTTAAAAAAAAATATGTTTCTTTCAAAATAAAATTAAATCCAAATTTTAATAATAATTTTGAATTATTAGCTAATATTTTATTCTGTTCAATA includes the following:
- the hflK gene encoding FtsH protease activity modulator HflK, whose product is MAWNKPNDNEPELDPWGKKNSQEKDGSKNQDEQKNHNKRTILDFKKFLYNINNIVNKTANSSNSSKNKINPFLIIVFVSFFIWCFSGFYTIKEAERGVVTTFGKFNHLVEPGLNWRPVFINEVKAVNVETVRELATSGIMLTADENVVRVEMNVQYKITHPANYLFSVAYPDDSLRQATDSALRGVIGHSTMDRVLTEGRTLVRSDTQKEIEETIKPYKLGITILDVNFQTARPPEEVKAAFDDAIAARENREQYVREAEAYANEVQPKAHGKAQRILEEAKAYSSRIILEAQGEVVRFLKILPEYKKNKEMTLKRFYIESMERLLSNTKKIYIDEKNHSKLFLSLNNFFNQDEFNKKDCFNNQINLSRNHPYSFQKNKEVNNLSSSSPNSFFKKRRIDSIRSNIKNIERE